The following proteins are co-located in the Cyprinus carpio isolate SPL01 chromosome B19, ASM1834038v1, whole genome shotgun sequence genome:
- the LOC109092841 gene encoding NACHT, LRR and PYD domains-containing protein 9A-like: MASKLKHNVLEDQTKMNNLSTESCSLLADEETSKEEIQTLKSLLQESLKKRYEDTLKAPNGIPLKMYVSNRTHLDGQMVHEMRELERPYNEDIKDENVINYDDLLKPHYSTDGHIHTIMMRGISGSGKSTAVTKFVFDWAHGRTHQHIDFVFPLHLCELNILYDKKFSLMQLLDLLFPKLLKPETLEQSQILFILDGLGEFRFPLNFKCTKTCADLAVGESSQREPSSFCPDLGHFKAKRCRSNSSRTYTEGG, encoded by the exons ATGGCATCAAAACTAAAACACAATGTTCTTGAAGaccaaacaaaaatgaataaccTGTCCACAGAGTCGTG TTCTTTACTTGCTGATGAAGAAACTTCTAAAGAGGAGATCCAAACTTTGAAGTCTTTACTGCAAGAAAGCTTAAAAAAGCGATATGAAGACACTCTAAAGGCTCCAAATGGCATTCCACTGAAGATGTATGTATCAAACCGGACACATTTGGATGGCCAGATGGTCCATGAGATGCGTGAGCTGGAAAGACCCTACAATGAGGACATTAAAgatgaaaatgttattaattatgaTGATCTCCTGAAGCCTCATTATTCTACAGACGGGCATATCCACACCATTATGATGAGAGGAATATCTGGATCTGGCAAGTCAACAGCTGTGACGAAGTTTGTTTTTGACTGGGCACATGGCAGAACACACCAGCACATTGATTTTGTGTTTCCCCTTCACCTTTGTGAGCTGAACATACTATACGACAAGAAATTCAGCCTCATGCAGCTGTTAGATTTGCTCTTTCCAAAGCTACTGAAGCCAGAGACCCTTGAACAGTCTCAGATCCTCTTTATTTTGGATGGACTTGGTGAATTTAGATTTCCTCTTAATTTTAAGTGCACCAAGACATGCGCCGACCTTGCAGTGGGAGAATCTTCTCAAAGGGAACCTTCTTCCTTCTGCCCAGATCTTGGTCACTTCAAGGCTAAAAGATGCAGGTCTAACTCCTCCAGAACATATACAGAAGGTGGTTGA